One stretch of Gammaproteobacteria bacterium DNA includes these proteins:
- a CDS encoding helix-turn-helix domain-containing protein codes for MQAVSRANDMWNIGRLSRTTDCKIETIRYYEKIGLLPKPSRSDGGHRLYTAAQVSRLLFIRRARTLGFTLEHVRELIELSQDKQRSCQDALALTVRHLDLIETKLTQLQQIKSALMRMAGDCRVCCPDAKAPDCTIFEALTASYAVSTDNAGIAKCC; via the coding sequence ATGCAAGCGGTTTCGAGGGCAAACGACATGTGGAATATAGGCCGGCTTTCGCGGACGACCGACTGCAAGATAGAAACGATTCGTTACTACGAAAAAATCGGGCTGCTTCCTAAGCCATCTCGCAGCGACGGCGGACATCGACTTTACACAGCCGCTCAGGTAAGCCGCCTACTCTTCATACGGCGTGCGCGCACGTTAGGTTTTACGCTCGAGCACGTCCGTGAGCTCATCGAGCTCTCGCAAGACAAACAACGCTCCTGCCAGGATGCGCTGGCGTTGACCGTGCGACATCTAGATCTGATCGAGACAAAACTGACTCAGCTACAGCAGATCAAAAGTGCGCTCATGCGTATGGCCGGTGACTGTCGTGTCTGCTGCCCCGATGCGAAAGCGCCCGATTGCACGATCTTCGAAGCGTTGACGGCTTCGTATGCGGTATCGACCGACAATGCTGGTATCGCCAAGTGCTGTTAG
- a CDS encoding thioredoxin family protein produces MEYRFKKMNSNEKASRLVSLYGVYRFVVLIAVAWVTPAIAYAEVSANVVKTNHVTAQLIAEHIALVPGKPTGVALKIAHIPYWHTYWRNSGDSGLPTTLRWTLPPGAQASDVHWPAPQALPFGPLMNFGYEGEVWLISEIRLPTHYTASSATLSAHAEWLVCNHICIPERGEFSVTLPVMAAGSQAPLNPAAATGLARTRALLPLPANGWQLEATRAAEGAVLQVKPPAELGQLRAAHYFPYDPGLVEPSKPQLLRPTDTGYALDISRALQPIAPLTRARGILVTETSKGNQPRVIELDVPITGTENNASTPTTPAATPLTLMAAISLAIIGGLILNVMPCVFPVLSIKVLAFAQETDSRRVRRHGLFYALGVIVSFWLLAALLIGLRAAGQQLGWGFQLQSPIVVAGLALLFFVLALNLIGAIDFGRVLPDAMTSTHARQPDLEAMLSGVLAVAVASPCTGPFMGAALGIAITQSSATSFAVFTALGVGMALPYVLLTAFPGARRLLPKPGAWMERLRQFLAFPLFATVIWLAWVLGMQLGTDAVIYLLGAMLLLGFSVWLARQSRESKRKLAMRVSSLAAAVSAVAVVVWLSQGPSASTPPTSASTDASRWAAYSPQKFDALKAEGKTLFVDFTAAWCITCQVNKRFILETDDVQRAFAARHFTLLRADWTRRDPDITRALEQLGRNGVPVYLIQRPGQPPRLLPEVLSKGVVLQAINESFY; encoded by the coding sequence ATGGAATATCGCTTTAAAAAAATGAATAGCAATGAGAAGGCGTCACGCCTGGTATCGCTGTATGGCGTGTACCGGTTCGTCGTCTTAATTGCGGTCGCATGGGTCACTCCTGCTATTGCCTACGCCGAGGTTTCCGCCAATGTCGTTAAGACCAACCATGTCACCGCGCAACTCATCGCGGAACACATCGCACTCGTACCCGGCAAGCCGACCGGCGTTGCGCTCAAGATCGCACACATTCCTTACTGGCACACCTATTGGCGCAACTCGGGTGATTCAGGATTGCCGACCACGCTGCGCTGGACGTTGCCACCAGGCGCGCAGGCAAGTGACGTCCACTGGCCCGCACCGCAAGCACTCCCGTTCGGCCCGTTAATGAACTTTGGTTATGAAGGTGAGGTGTGGCTTATCTCCGAGATTCGACTGCCCACCCATTACACGGCATCGTCTGCCACGTTATCGGCGCATGCCGAATGGTTGGTATGCAACCATATCTGCATTCCTGAGCGCGGCGAATTCAGCGTGACGTTGCCAGTGATGGCGGCGGGTTCGCAAGCGCCGTTGAATCCAGCGGCAGCGACGGGACTCGCGCGCACGCGGGCGCTTCTTCCACTGCCGGCTAACGGCTGGCAACTCGAAGCAACTCGCGCCGCCGAGGGTGCCGTGCTGCAGGTAAAACCGCCGGCGGAGCTTGGCCAGCTGCGCGCTGCGCATTATTTTCCTTACGACCCAGGCTTGGTCGAACCCAGCAAGCCGCAACTATTGCGACCCACCGATACCGGCTACGCGCTCGACATCTCACGCGCGCTCCAACCGATTGCGCCGTTAACCCGCGCGCGCGGAATATTGGTAACCGAAACGTCGAAGGGTAACCAACCGCGCGTGATCGAGCTCGATGTGCCGATCACCGGCACCGAGAATAACGCGAGCACCCCGACAACTCCCGCCGCAACACCGCTCACACTAATGGCCGCGATCAGCCTCGCCATCATCGGCGGCCTAATCCTGAACGTGATGCCGTGTGTATTTCCGGTGCTGTCAATCAAGGTGCTCGCTTTCGCACAAGAAACTGATTCACGGCGCGTGCGCCGTCATGGCCTGTTTTATGCGCTCGGCGTCATCGTCTCCTTCTGGCTGCTCGCGGCCTTATTGATTGGCTTGCGCGCTGCCGGGCAACAACTCGGTTGGGGCTTTCAATTGCAGTCGCCGATAGTCGTCGCGGGATTGGCACTGCTGTTCTTTGTGCTCGCGTTGAACTTAATCGGTGCCATCGATTTTGGTCGCGTGTTGCCGGATGCAATGACGTCGACCCACGCGCGCCAACCCGATCTTGAGGCAATGCTATCAGGCGTACTCGCGGTTGCAGTGGCGTCGCCGTGCACCGGACCCTTTATGGGTGCCGCATTGGGAATCGCCATCACGCAGTCGAGCGCGACATCGTTCGCTGTGTTCACGGCACTCGGGGTCGGGATGGCATTGCCGTACGTGCTGCTCACCGCATTCCCCGGCGCTAGACGCCTATTACCAAAGCCAGGCGCTTGGATGGAACGGCTGCGCCAGTTCCTCGCGTTTCCGTTGTTTGCAACCGTCATCTGGCTCGCTTGGGTACTCGGTATGCAGCTCGGTACCGATGCCGTGATCTATTTATTGGGCGCTATGCTCTTGCTGGGATTTAGCGTGTGGCTCGCGCGTCAATCGAGAGAATCAAAACGCAAACTAGCGATGCGCGTCAGTTCGCTCGCCGCCGCGGTGAGCGCCGTCGCCGTCGTCGTGTGGCTCTCGCAGGGGCCAAGCGCGTCGACACCACCGACCAGCGCCTCGACCGACGCCAGCAGATGGGCCGCGTACTCGCCGCAGAAATTTGACGCCCTTAAGGCCGAAGGTAAAACCCTATTCGTCGATTTCACCGCCGCTTGGTGCATCACCTGCCAGGTCAACAAACGGTTCATCCTGGAAACCGACGACGTTCAACGCGCGTTCGCGGCACGACATTTCACCCTGCTGCGCGCCGACTGGACGCGACGCGATCCCGACATCACGCGCGCGCTGGAACAACTCGGACGCAACGGCGTGCCGGTGTATCTCATTCAACGGCCAGGTCAGCCGCCACGATTGCTACCGGAAGTACTCAGCAAAGGAGTCGTATTGCAGGCGATTAACGAGTCCTTTTATTAA
- a CDS encoding diguanylate cyclase, which translates to MLSVFGRFLQRRIRKEDVACRYGGKEFTLILPDAALDATDILTHRLADGLKQLRIEHDGSKLGLLTASMGIAVLPQHGDDAKTLLALTDAALYRAKREGRDRICIAEVPT; encoded by the coding sequence ATGCTCTCCGTCTTCGGCCGTTTTTTGCAACGCCGCATACGCAAGGAAGATGTCGCCTGCCGTTATGGCGGCAAGGAATTCACGCTGATATTGCCTGACGCCGCGCTCGATGCAACCGACATACTGACGCACCGTCTGGCGGACGGACTTAAACAATTGCGTATCGAGCACGACGGCAGCAAGCTCGGTCTACTCACGGCCTCGATGGGGATTGCAGTGTTGCCGCAGCACGGAGACGATGCCAAGACGCTGCTGGCACTTACTGACGCCGCGCTTTATCGCGCCAAGCGAGAGGGGCGTGATCGCATTTGTATTGCCGAAGTTCCGACCTAA
- a CDS encoding thioredoxin family protein, with amino-acid sequence MKHALLTSITFVAALSVSAVASATASVGQAAPDFSVADSGGKQVTLSSFKGKYVVLEWMNPDCPFTQKHYKGGNMQSLQKTYGNNNVVWLTVSTGSHDSPKALDGWLKEKKAAPKALLIDDGAKVASLYGAKTTPHMFVISPEGKLIYAGAIDDNSSANVEDIKVAKNYVRAALDESLAGKAVTTSATQPYGCTVEYN; translated from the coding sequence ATGAAACACGCCCTCTTAACGTCAATAACATTTGTCGCTGCCCTGTCCGTATCTGCTGTCGCGAGCGCCACCGCCTCCGTCGGACAAGCCGCACCGGACTTTAGCGTCGCCGACAGCGGCGGCAAGCAAGTCACCTTGTCGAGTTTTAAAGGGAAATACGTCGTGCTGGAATGGATGAACCCAGACTGCCCGTTCACGCAAAAGCACTACAAGGGCGGCAACATGCAGTCGCTGCAAAAGACCTACGGCAATAACAACGTCGTCTGGCTGACTGTGAGCACGGGTAGTCATGATTCGCCGAAGGCACTCGACGGCTGGCTCAAGGAAAAGAAGGCGGCACCAAAAGCACTCCTGATCGATGATGGCGCGAAGGTCGCCAGCCTTTATGGCGCGAAGACGACGCCGCATATGTTCGTGATTAGCCCGGAAGGTAAATTGATTTATGCCGGCGCGATCGACGACAACAGCAGCGCCAACGTCGAAGACATCAAAGTCGCGAAGAACTACGTTCGAGCCGCACTCGATGAATCCCTGGCGGGCAAAGCAGTGACAACGTCTGCGACCCAGCCTTATGGCTGTACCGTTGAATACAATTAA
- a CDS encoding phosphoketolase family protein — translation MNEAATATQPAVGPLSAEDVRKIDAYWRAANYLSVGQIYLLDNPLLKEPLTINHVKPRLLGHWGTTPGLNFIYVHLNRAISKYDLNVMIVAGPGHGGPALVASTWLEGTYSELYPNVSQDAEGMKKLFRQFSFPGGIGSHATPETPGSIHEGGELGYSLSHAYGAAFDNPDLIVACVVGDGEAETGPLAAAWHSNKFLNPSTDGAVLPILHLNGYKIANPTVLARIPRAELESVLVGFGYRPYFVEGSEPEAMHRKMAVTVDAVIADIKSIQKQARSGGQHERPHWPMIVLKTPKGWTGPKEVDGKKTEGSWRSHQVPFGELAEKPEHLKLLEQWMKSYRPEELFDADGTPRPELQALAPDGARRMGANPHANGGALLKDLNLPEYRHYAVNIPTPGSVSAEAMRVTGNYLRDVMTLNLASRNFRVVGPDETASNRLGALFEVTERAWMAERIADDDHLAPDGRVMEILSEHTCQGWLEGYLLTGRHGVFSCYEAFIHIVDSMFNQHAKWIKVAKKIPWRRPIASLNIFLTSHVWRQDHNGFSHQDPGFIDHVMNKKADIIRVYLPPDANTLLCVTDHCLRSRNLVNVVIAGKNDQPQWLDMDAAIKHCAAGIGAWQWASNDQGAAADVVMACAGDVPTIETLAAVDLLRQLVPSLKVRVVNVVDLMTLQPSEEHPHGLSDRDFDALFTTDRPVIFAYHGYPWLIHRLTYRRTNHGNLHVRGYKEEGTTTTPFDMVVLNDLDRFRLVMDVADRVPFLADEAADLKQRMQDKRREHKRYIVEHGEDMPEIRNWRWSRGNASDAGIEYHSPQREA, via the coding sequence ATGAATGAAGCAGCGACGGCGACCCAACCCGCGGTAGGCCCGTTATCGGCCGAGGACGTACGCAAAATCGACGCGTACTGGCGCGCCGCGAACTATCTATCGGTCGGGCAGATCTATCTGCTCGACAATCCGCTTCTCAAGGAGCCGCTCACGATCAATCACGTGAAGCCGCGATTACTCGGTCACTGGGGCACGACGCCCGGGCTCAATTTCATTTACGTCCATCTGAATCGCGCTATTAGTAAGTATGACCTCAATGTGATGATCGTCGCCGGCCCCGGTCACGGCGGCCCGGCGCTGGTGGCCAGTACCTGGCTCGAAGGCACCTACAGCGAGCTCTACCCGAACGTGTCGCAGGATGCGGAGGGAATGAAGAAGTTGTTCCGGCAATTCTCGTTTCCGGGCGGCATCGGCAGTCATGCGACGCCGGAGACACCGGGGTCGATCCACGAGGGCGGCGAACTGGGGTACTCGCTGTCGCACGCGTACGGCGCGGCGTTCGACAATCCCGATTTGATCGTCGCCTGCGTGGTCGGCGACGGCGAGGCCGAGACCGGGCCGCTGGCGGCCGCTTGGCACTCGAACAAGTTTCTCAATCCGTCGACCGATGGTGCGGTGTTGCCGATTCTGCATTTGAACGGCTACAAGATCGCCAACCCGACCGTACTAGCGCGCATTCCGCGCGCGGAATTGGAAAGCGTGCTCGTCGGATTCGGCTACCGGCCGTACTTTGTTGAAGGCAGCGAGCCCGAGGCGATGCATCGGAAGATGGCGGTGACCGTCGATGCTGTCATCGCCGATATCAAGTCAATTCAGAAACAAGCGCGCTCAGGTGGCCAACACGAACGCCCACATTGGCCGATGATTGTCTTGAAGACGCCGAAAGGTTGGACCGGACCGAAAGAGGTTGATGGAAAGAAAACCGAGGGCAGTTGGCGCTCGCATCAGGTTCCGTTCGGCGAGCTGGCGGAAAAGCCGGAGCACCTGAAACTCCTCGAGCAATGGATGAAGAGTTACCGGCCCGAAGAGTTGTTCGATGCCGACGGCACACCGCGTCCCGAGCTGCAGGCGTTGGCGCCCGACGGCGCACGGCGCATGGGCGCGAATCCGCACGCCAACGGCGGTGCGCTGCTCAAGGATTTGAATCTGCCCGAGTATCGTCACTATGCCGTGAACATTCCAACACCGGGCTCGGTATCGGCCGAGGCGATGCGTGTGACGGGCAATTATCTGCGCGATGTCATGACGCTCAATCTGGCATCGCGCAACTTTCGCGTCGTCGGTCCGGATGAAACCGCCTCGAACCGGCTTGGCGCCTTGTTCGAAGTCACCGAGCGCGCGTGGATGGCCGAGCGCATTGCCGACGATGACCATCTCGCACCGGATGGCCGGGTGATGGAAATCTTGAGCGAGCACACCTGCCAGGGTTGGCTCGAAGGTTACCTGCTCACCGGCCGGCACGGGGTGTTCTCATGTTACGAGGCGTTTATTCATATCGTCGACTCGATGTTCAACCAGCACGCCAAGTGGATCAAGGTCGCCAAAAAGATCCCCTGGCGGCGGCCGATCGCCTCGCTCAATATTTTTCTGACCTCGCATGTTTGGCGTCAGGACCATAACGGCTTTTCGCACCAGGACCCGGGCTTCATCGACCACGTGATGAACAAGAAGGCTGACATCATTCGTGTCTACCTGCCGCCCGACGCCAACACGCTGCTTTGCGTGACCGATCATTGTCTGCGCTCGCGCAACCTCGTGAACGTCGTCATCGCCGGCAAGAACGATCAGCCGCAGTGGCTCGACATGGATGCCGCCATCAAGCACTGCGCCGCGGGCATCGGTGCCTGGCAGTGGGCGAGTAACGACCAAGGCGCGGCCGCCGACGTCGTGATGGCGTGCGCCGGCGATGTGCCGACGATTGAAACGCTCGCGGCGGTAGACTTGCTGCGCCAACTCGTGCCGTCGCTCAAGGTGCGCGTCGTCAATGTCGTCGATCTGATGACGCTGCAGCCGAGCGAAGAGCACCCGCACGGACTTTCAGATCGCGATTTCGACGCGCTGTTCACGACAGACAGGCCCGTTATTTTTGCCTATCACGGTTATCCGTGGCTGATCCACCGTCTGACCTATCGGCGCACCAATCACGGCAATCTGCACGTACGCGGCTATAAGGAGGAGGGCACGACGACGACGCCTTTCGACATGGTTGTGCTCAACGATCTCGATCGATTTCGCCTAGTGATGGACGTGGCGGACCGCGTTCCTTTTCTTGCCGACGAAGCCGCGGACCTCAAACAACGGATGCAGGATAAACGCCGTGAGCACAAACGATACATCGTCGAGCATGGCGAGGACATGCCCGAGATACGCAACTGGAGATGGTCGCGCGGAAACGCCAGTGATGCCGGTATCGAATATCACAGTCCTCAGCGCGAGGCATAA
- a CDS encoding diguanylate cyclase, with protein MAQHLTLALSNFRLRARLHNQSIRDPLTGLFNRRYLEETLERELSRSRRHKHALSIVMLDLDHFKHFTTPTAMVSMMTCSPSSAVFCNAAYARKMSPAVMAARNSR; from the coding sequence GTGGCGCAACACTTGACGCTGGCGTTATCGAACTTTCGGCTTCGTGCGCGGCTGCACAATCAATCGATACGCGATCCACTCACCGGGTTGTTCAATCGCCGTTATCTGGAAGAGACACTCGAACGGGAGCTGAGCCGCAGTCGGCGGCATAAGCACGCGCTCAGTATTGTGATGCTGGATCTCGATCACTTCAAACACTTCACGACACCTACGGCCATGGTGTCGATGATGACATGCTCTCCGTCTTCGGCCGTTTTTTGCAACGCCGCATACGCAAGGAAGATGTCGCCTGCCGTTATGGCGGCAAGGAATTCACGCTGA
- a CDS encoding patatin-like phospholipase family protein, with translation MNQMGLVLQGGGALGAYEYGAVTRLVELGWRPKAVTGVSIGAINAAAIAGARDGDIIESLHRLWGAITLPQIPWLPANRQALLSLFGNWNFFRPRFDYYALPTWTNLCVIWPMLGTLRKICDFEKISDPNHMRFAVTATNVQTGRQETFSNYFPETARTAADSPNKIERENVKSYRIKITPEHVTASGSLPPGFPATEMFGKQYWDGGLFSNTPIEALLDLLSADDVESLPIFVVNLFASKRPVPKNLLEVNERITELSYQNRFWAQYGGTSRLKGFIEMLAQLDAELPGDSPVRKNRAFYWLQRLRAIKNIQVIQAEPGGMTGGMDFSPYGVRKRYEAGRDAVDKHFQKAPAERTVAGIVRTEEMIRNDPKKPAEVRVGIH, from the coding sequence ATGAATCAGATGGGATTGGTTTTGCAAGGCGGAGGCGCCCTCGGTGCCTACGAATACGGCGCGGTGACGCGGTTGGTTGAGCTGGGCTGGCGGCCGAAAGCGGTAACGGGTGTTTCTATCGGCGCAATCAATGCGGCGGCGATCGCCGGTGCTCGTGACGGCGATATCATCGAGAGTCTGCACCGATTGTGGGGCGCGATTACGCTGCCGCAGATTCCATGGTTGCCGGCGAACCGGCAGGCGCTGTTATCGCTGTTTGGGAATTGGAATTTCTTTCGTCCGCGTTTTGATTACTACGCGTTGCCCACGTGGACGAATCTTTGCGTGATATGGCCGATGCTGGGGACGCTGAGAAAGATTTGCGATTTTGAAAAGATCAGCGATCCGAACCACATGCGCTTCGCCGTGACCGCTACCAACGTGCAGACGGGACGACAGGAAACGTTCTCGAATTATTTTCCGGAGACAGCCAGGACCGCCGCTGATAGCCCGAACAAAATCGAGCGTGAAAACGTCAAGTCGTATCGAATCAAAATAACGCCGGAACACGTCACGGCGAGCGGTAGCCTGCCGCCGGGATTTCCTGCCACTGAAATGTTCGGCAAGCAGTATTGGGATGGTGGCCTGTTTAGCAATACGCCGATTGAAGCGTTGCTCGATCTCCTGAGTGCGGATGACGTCGAATCGCTGCCGATATTCGTTGTCAATTTGTTCGCCAGCAAGCGGCCGGTGCCGAAAAATCTGCTGGAGGTAAACGAGCGCATCACCGAGCTCAGTTATCAGAATCGCTTCTGGGCGCAATACGGCGGTACGTCTCGTCTCAAGGGCTTCATCGAGATGCTCGCGCAATTAGATGCGGAGCTACCGGGCGATAGTCCGGTGCGCAAGAACCGGGCTTTTTACTGGCTGCAACGGCTTCGCGCCATCAAGAACATTCAAGTCATTCAGGCCGAGCCCGGTGGCATGACCGGGGGAATGGATTTCTCGCCGTATGGCGTTAGAAAGCGCTACGAGGCCGGTCGTGACGCCGTCGACAAACATTTCCAGAAGGCGCCGGCGGAACGCACCGTCGCCGGAATCGTCCGCACGGAAGAAATGATCCGTAACGACCCAAAAAAGCCGGCCGAGGTGCGCGTCGGTATTCATTAA
- the mgtA gene encoding magnesium-translocating P-type ATPase has product MIISVQNQQSSFWNLPLTSNQSQLNAGPTGLTGEDARRRITAIGPNTLQTHPRRALLLQFAARFGNPLVIVLLVASGVAALTGDVVSFVIIGVIVLISVTLDFVQEYQAGRAAERLRLSVTTRVTVVRDGRKIDVNMADIVPGDTVLLSAGNLVPADGRVLEAKDFFVNQSLLTGESYPVEKHSGDLPAPTDDISKVINAVFMGSSVISGAATVMICRTGSATALGSIAESLATKAPANAFEIGTHQFGMLIMRLTILLVLFVLLINTLLHRPLLESFLFAVALAVGLTPELLPMVVSVTLARGALRMAKKDVVVKRLAAIHNLGGMDVLCTDKTGTLTQACIHLERHIDADGQDSTQVLTLAYLNSYFETGLKSPLDDAILEHKEIDVSSWHKLDEVPFDFERRRVSVLVDNSRERLLVVKGAPEDILRLCTHHAVGREQNPASIDVQTLARLQALRTSLETEGFRVLGVAWRNVAPDHPHAVVSDEAGLVFAGFAAFLDPPKASAAAALKSLAASGVTIKIVTGDSELVTQHVCGLLGLPIHGMLTGEAIQHLDDQALQVQAENNNLFCRVTPTQKNRIILALKARGHTVGYLGDGINDAPSLHSADVGISVDSAVDIAKEAAEIILLKQDLNVLYDGVLEGRRTFGNIMKYIMMGTSSNFGNMFSMAGASLFLPFLPMLPVQILLNNLLYDISEIAIPLDHVDQEYLEKPRHWDMRFIRNFMWVVGPVSSVFDILTFFIMLRFFQAGPALFRTGWFIESIATQVLVIFIIRTRRRPWRSVPNVWLSTTSLVIVIAAMALPFTPIGSYFDFVAPPPLFFLILLGLLLCYLFAAEAVKQYFYRRYASR; this is encoded by the coding sequence CTGATAATTTCGGTGCAGAATCAACAATCCTCGTTCTGGAATCTTCCGCTTACTTCCAATCAGTCGCAATTGAACGCGGGCCCAACCGGACTCACCGGTGAAGACGCTCGCCGACGCATTACCGCTATCGGTCCCAACACCTTACAGACACATCCTCGGCGCGCGTTGCTGCTGCAGTTTGCCGCTCGCTTCGGCAACCCGCTGGTCATCGTGCTGCTGGTGGCGAGCGGCGTCGCCGCGCTTACCGGGGATGTGGTGAGTTTCGTCATCATCGGTGTCATCGTACTTATCAGCGTGACACTCGATTTTGTACAGGAGTATCAAGCCGGCCGCGCTGCGGAACGATTACGCCTGTCTGTGACAACACGGGTAACGGTAGTGCGCGACGGTCGCAAGATTGACGTGAACATGGCCGACATAGTGCCGGGCGACACGGTGTTGTTATCGGCCGGCAATCTGGTGCCGGCCGACGGGCGCGTGTTGGAGGCCAAGGACTTTTTCGTGAACCAGTCGCTGCTCACCGGCGAATCCTATCCGGTTGAAAAGCACAGCGGCGATTTACCGGCGCCGACCGACGACATCAGCAAAGTCATCAACGCGGTGTTCATGGGCAGCTCGGTGATCAGCGGCGCCGCAACCGTCATGATCTGCCGCACGGGTTCGGCCACGGCGTTGGGTTCGATCGCCGAATCGCTGGCCACGAAAGCGCCGGCCAACGCGTTCGAGATCGGCACACACCAGTTCGGCATGCTCATCATGCGCCTGACCATCCTGTTGGTGTTGTTCGTGCTGCTGATCAACACCCTGCTCCACCGTCCGCTGCTTGAATCGTTTCTATTCGCCGTTGCCTTGGCCGTCGGTTTGACACCGGAGCTGTTGCCGATGGTGGTGTCGGTGACGTTGGCACGCGGCGCGTTGCGCATGGCCAAGAAAGACGTCGTCGTCAAACGGCTCGCGGCGATTCATAACCTCGGCGGCATGGACGTGTTGTGCACCGACAAGACCGGCACGTTGACACAAGCGTGTATCCATCTAGAGCGTCACATCGATGCCGACGGCCAAGACAGCACGCAGGTGTTAACGCTTGCCTACCTCAACAGTTATTTCGAAACCGGTCTCAAGAGTCCGCTGGATGATGCGATCCTCGAACACAAAGAGATTGACGTATCGAGCTGGCACAAGCTCGATGAGGTACCGTTCGATTTCGAACGCCGGCGCGTGTCAGTACTGGTAGATAACAGTCGCGAGCGCTTGCTGGTCGTAAAAGGTGCGCCGGAAGACATCCTACGTCTGTGCACGCATCACGCCGTCGGGCGCGAACAAAATCCGGCAAGCATCGATGTTCAAACGCTCGCGCGACTCCAGGCGCTGCGCACAAGCCTGGAGACGGAAGGCTTCCGAGTGCTGGGCGTCGCCTGGCGCAATGTCGCGCCAGATCATCCGCACGCCGTTGTGAGCGATGAAGCGGGGCTCGTCTTTGCCGGCTTCGCCGCTTTTCTGGACCCGCCAAAAGCGAGCGCCGCCGCGGCCCTTAAGTCACTCGCTGCCAGCGGCGTTACCATCAAGATCGTCACCGGCGATAGCGAACTAGTGACGCAACATGTTTGTGGCCTACTGGGATTACCGATTCACGGCATGCTAACCGGCGAGGCCATCCAGCACCTGGACGACCAGGCGCTACAAGTGCAAGCAGAGAACAACAATTTGTTTTGCCGCGTCACGCCGACGCAGAAAAATCGCATCATCCTCGCCCTCAAGGCGCGCGGTCATACGGTCGGCTATCTGGGCGACGGCATCAATGACGCACCGTCGCTGCACTCGGCGGACGTTGGCATTTCCGTCGACAGCGCCGTCGACATCGCCAAGGAGGCCGCGGAAATAATCCTGCTCAAACAGGACTTGAACGTCCTGTACGACGGCGTGCTCGAAGGTCGGCGCACCTTCGGCAACATCATGAAGTACATCATGATGGGCACGAGCTCGAACTTCGGCAACATGTTCAGCATGGCCGGCGCGTCGCTGTTTCTGCCGTTCTTGCCGATGCTGCCGGTGCAGATCCTGCTCAACAATTTGCTTTACGACATTTCTGAAATTGCCATCCCACTGGACCACGTGGATCAGGAATATCTCGAAAAGCCGCGACACTGGGACATGCGCTTCATTCGTAACTTCATGTGGGTCGTTGGACCGGTCAGCTCGGTCTTCGACATTCTCACGTTCTTCATCATGCTGCGGTTTTTCCAGGCGGGGCCAGCACTGTTCCGCACCGGCTGGTTCATCGAATCGATAGCGACTCAGGTATTGGTGATATTCATCATCCGCACGCGCCGCAGACCGTGGCGCAGCGTTCCCAATGTTTGGCTGTCGACAACGTCATTGGTAATCGTCATCGCTGCCATGGCGCTGCCGTTTACACCGATCGGTTCGTATTTCGATTTCGTCGCTCCGCCGCCGCTGTTTTTCCTGATCCTGCTGGGACTGCTGCTGTGCTATCTATTTGCGGCGGAGGCCGTTAAACAGTACTTCTATCGTCGTTATGCCTCGCGCTGA